GGCATCGCGGATCGCTAACTAAACCAGCAGAAACCATAGAATTGTTGAATAGTTGTTGTGTCAATTGCTCGGCTAATTCCGGTTCTGTCTCCGTCAACTTGTGTAATTTCTTGATGATTGGATGTTTAGCGTTAATTTCGAATTGTGGCTGAAGCAAAGCATATGCATTTTCGTCTgttatattttgtgtttttacaaAATGACGAGCAGCTGACATTTCTTCAACTGTTATGACACAAGGATGTGATTCTAATTTGTTGGTAAGTTTAACATTTGCAACTTTTCCTGCCAATTTGGATCGAATGAAGCCCAGTAATGCATCAGATTGTGTCTTTAAAAGTCCTCCTTCATCTACTTCAGCATCTTCCGATTTGTCACGACGCATTTCTTTCTCAACGCTGATCAATGGTTTGCCCAAAAAGTTTCCGAGTTGCATCAAAACGAGTTCGTCATACGCTTCGTAACAGAACAAAACTTCAACTCCCTTCTTTTTAAGTGATTCGTAATAAGGCGATTGCTCGGCGAGACTTCGATTTGGAGCAGCAAGATAAAAGATTTCCTTTTGATCTTCTTTCAAACGACTGCAATATTCGGGCAAACTTGTTTTCATTCCTGCTTCTTTGCTGGATTCGAATCTCAAAAGTTTTccaatttcatctttttcattGGGATCATGACTTGTGACAATTCCTTCTTTCAAAAACAATCCGTAATCAGCGTACCATTTCAGATACTCTTCCGGTTCTTTCGTTGAACGATCAtgcaaaaatctcaaaactcGATTTGTGAGAACGTTTCTCAATTTGGCAATCAATGCACTATTTTGCAACAATTCTCGACTCAAATTCAATGGAATGTCTTCCGAATCGACAACACCTTTGACGAATCTCAACCATTTGGGAAGAAGATTCTCCGTTTTCGattgaattaaaacttttttcgtgtACAAAGCAACCCCGATATCCGTTTCTCTCGACATTTCAAAGAGCCCGGGCTTTCCTTCGGGAAAATACAACAAAGCGCGAATACTTAAGGGCACATCCGTTTTGTAATGTAACGTGAAACGCGGAGTGTCAAAGGAGTTGGCAACGAAACGGTAAAACTCGTAATGTTGTTCTTTGGTAACTTCTTTGGGCTCCATTAACCACAAAGGTTGAATTTGATTCGCACGATGCCCATTGACGAAAATTGGACTACCAACAAAGTTGGAATATTTCTTGATAACTTCCTTAATGCGAGTTTCGTCGGCGTATTCACGACAATCAGCCTTCAAGTGAATGACAATTTTCGTTCCAACTGCAACATTATCAGCTTCAACGATTTCATAGCTTCCTGAACCATCTGAGCTCCATTTGTATCCGGGAGAACCTTTTTGTGAAGATCTCgtaaaaacatcaattttatcTCCAACCATGAACGCCGAGTAAAACCCAACGCCAAATTGCCCAATGATGTTCTCAGCTTTTGCTTCGCCTTCCTTAATCTGCTCCATGAAATGTTTAGATCCAGAACGAGCGATAGTTCCAAGGTTTGCGATCAACTCTTCTTTCGTCATACCAATGCCTGTATCTTGAATTGTCAATGTGCGATCTTGCTTATTCGTGCCAATGTGAATTTCGAGAGAACGATCAGCGTCGACGTAGTTTCCTTGTTTGTCTCCTGCTGTGTGAATTGTGTAACGGAATTTCTCCAAGGCATCGCTTGCATTCGAAACGAGCTCACGAACAAAAACTTCCTTCTCGGAATACAATGAACGAGCGACGATATCCAACAACATTCGTGTTTCAGCTTGGAATTCGTGTTTATCCGCATCTCCTTTCACTGTTTCGTTGTCGCGGATGATTGAATGAAAGGGATCTGAAGCGGCTTGTGTTGACATGCATCGTGCTACAAGTTATATAAGACAAAATAAGGTTCATGTCCTTCTCGAAAAATCTGATGAAACTTACCGAAATTACATTGTTGTGGCTGAAGGGAGAGTTTGTTTGTGGATTTTACGATATTTATACCTCGCCATGTTCGAACAGTTGCAGTTCGTGTCAAATTACGACACAAATGAGCGATTCTGAGTGAATTTGACATTGTAAAGTGTTTCTGTAAagagaaaattgaagaaaaacaatGAATGAAAACCGCACGATAATCTCGCTTTAACAATTCACTTTTTCTCATTCAATCGTATCCCattgaaaaatccaaaaatcttCTAATTTTGCATTGAGACAATTTAATTTGGCggacaatttttcaatcaaaacattaaaattcaacttttcacaaaaatgtcCTTTTTAGACGAAGCAATTTACGAACGAGATCAATCTTTGGAAAGAGAAGTTGTCGATGGCGATTCTGACAATGAAAAGAATCCATATGATGTTGTTGGAGACGATAGCGACGATGAAAACAAGAAGCCCGGAGAAGTTGTTGAGAAAGTTGAACCTAAAAAGACTAAAAGACGTGTTAGTACTCAACCACGTTTGAATCCTGAAAAGCTAACAGGTCCTCGAGGCATTCATAAGATCGAAGATGAGTTCAAAGATGTCAAGTTCAAAGGAAAAGGTTACGAGAAACAGGATTTGGATATggtaagtttcattttttcttgtaatattttatcgaaaaaatcttttaaaaacattcaaaattttagataatgaAACGTTTAGCACATTGGTCTCATCGATTATTCCCAAAATACAACTTTGACGATTGTTTAATGGCAATCGAGACACAAGGCAAGAAGAAACCTGTTCAACATTTCATGAACAAATACCGCAATAATGCTCTCGATGACGATATTATTCGAAATGTCATTGATTCAGACGATGAAAATTCTCAAGAAGAAATGAATCGTACAGTTGCTCCCATGGAACCGGATGAATTTGATCAAATGTTGAGTGAACAAATTAGTCGAACAACGCACAATTTCAATCAAACAATGGACTCAGATTTGGGAGTGAGAGAACTCGATATGACAGTTGCTTCAACAGATATTTCGTCGCATAGTCGTATGCAACCACAAGCGAGCAGTACATTAACCGAAAGTcgtattcaacaaaaaactgCAAGTACTTTAACAGAAGAACAGAAAAAGCGGATGGAAGAAAATAGATTGCGCGCTCTTGAGATACGAAGAAAACGCATGTTGGAACAAGAAGCCAAAAAATCGCATGAAACATCAATATCTTCTGAAACAAGTCACGCAACACAAAATTTCGCCAATCAAGATATCGATATGAATGACTTGATGCCTCTTCAAGACTCCGAACCCCTTGAAGAATGAGGAATTACTGTATTATGTAAGAAAcgctaaataaaattgttatctCTTATCACaagttcaacaaaaaaaacaaacgggttttttttatcattttttgtttataattataatcttTCAGTTTATTATTCTACATTATCTGATGAGATTTCATGCATCTTCAGAGAAAATGTGCTATTTCGAGACGATTTATGTCACTTTTCACATAATCATGTAAAcacagtaaatttttgttatagaTTATAGTGTCATGAACATCGTTTCACacataaactatttttatttttttttttatcagaaaattcaaaatcttgaattcagaattttaaagtcatttaattctcaaaatttatttaaatctgaattttttttttttgaaaatttggaaaaaaaatttttctcttcgtaaaacgccttctcatgaaacttaccttgaacaatgtttttcatcaaaaaaaaaaaaaaaaaaaaaaaaaatttgaaaaaaaaaaatttctcttcgtaaaacgccttcccatgaaacttaccctgaacaacgtttttcatcaaaaaaaaaaaaaatttttttttgaaaatttggataaaaaaaattttctcttcgtaaaacgcattcccatgaaacttgtcatgagcaatgtttttcaaaaaaaaaaaaaaaaaaaaaaattaaaatttggaaaaaaaaaattttttacttcgtAAAACGATCGTAAACGTAAACGATTGTTCGAAACTTatcctgaacaatgtttttcatcaaaaaaaaaaaaaaatttttgtatgtatCTTACTTTATTCATATTGGCAAATTATAACAGTTTGAATCaacttaaagtaaattttgcacttctttggttgatttttttgttaaaacatcgaaacaacattaattttaaacattgtaACATCAATGGAAGACTCTTTGCTGTCAAAggcttttatatatttttcgtatCTTTGGTACTGTAAATGCAATTCAAATGGAATTATGCGCTTTGGTGATTTTCTATGGTAACCTTGAACTTCATTTGGTCAAAAGCTAAATTATCATAATACTTGTTCTGTGTtttcaaatggaaaaataacaaaaatatattgatttcattaaaaaataaaaactgtgtCACAACTATACACGACACATTCAATTGTTTCAATTGGATTGAATCTCGTTTCTCGCACCATCTGTAGAAATTGTAATGTATAGTCgttgtttataaattaaacttaattaactgTAATAGATTTAAATTTGAGCGACGATTTGAGCATCTATCTTATGTTCTGTTATGAAATGCAATtctactgtttttttttcgttaaaaaaatgcttcttTACAATTCCTTCAAAACTTGTCTGAAACGATCAAGGAAGATGTCGGCATGTTTCTCGTCAAAGATTAATGCGGGTCGGAAACGAATAGCAAGATCGCCGCATCCGCCTGATTGAATACCTTTTTGACGCAAACGATGAACAATATTATCGCGAGTTTTGGTATCTTTGCAATTGATAGCCAAGAATGTTCCTCGCCCACGTGTCGAATTAAGAATTGCGGGAAATTCTTTTTCGGCAGCTAACAATCCTGATTTCAATTTTGCGCCAGATTTGTTGACGCGATCGAGAAGATTTTCACGCTTGACAACATTCAGTACAGCTTCGAGCAAAAGCAGTTTGCCTGGATCTCCCATCCATGTATTGAAAATGCGATATCCTTGTGCGGGGCGCATATCCAAATTGTGATAATATCCGCCAAGTTGCATTTTCTTGCTGAATGTTACGACATCGGGGGGAGAATCGAGGTTGAAGTGTTCGTGACACCAAAATTTGCCTGAAAATCATTGAAGTTAgaggaaaaatgtcaaaaatgtcattgaagaaaaaaaaaacaacctgTTGGTCCTCCGCCTGTTTGAACTTCATCGATCAATAATGCTGCATTATGTCGTTTTGCGATGCGTTGCAATTCTTGGAAGAATTCCGGCGAAGCTTCATTGTCTCCTCCCTCACTTTGAATAGGTTCAACAACAACTCCGGCAACGGGTTTT
The sequence above is drawn from the Culicoides brevitarsis isolate CSIRO-B50_1 chromosome 1, AGI_CSIRO_Cbre_v1, whole genome shotgun sequence genome and encodes:
- the LOC134838438 gene encoding heat shock protein 75 kDa, mitochondrial; its protein translation is MSNSLRIAHLCRNLTRTATVRTWRGINIVKSTNKLSLQPQQCNFARCMSTQAASDPFHSIIRDNETVKGDADKHEFQAETRMLLDIVARSLYSEKEVFVRELVSNASDALEKFRYTIHTAGDKQGNYVDADRSLEIHIGTNKQDRTLTIQDTGIGMTKEELIANLGTIARSGSKHFMEQIKEGEAKAENIIGQFGVGFYSAFMVGDKIDVFTRSSQKGSPGYKWSSDGSGSYEIVEADNVAVGTKIVIHLKADCREYADETRIKEVIKKYSNFVGSPIFVNGHRANQIQPLWLMEPKEVTKEQHYEFYRFVANSFDTPRFTLHYKTDVPLSIRALLYFPEGKPGLFEMSRETDIGVALYTKKVLIQSKTENLLPKWLRFVKGVVDSEDIPLNLSRELLQNSALIAKLRNVLTNRVLRFLHDRSTKEPEEYLKWYADYGLFLKEGIVTSHDPNEKDEIGKLLRFESSKEAGMKTSLPEYCSRLKEDQKEIFYLAAPNRSLAEQSPYYESLKKKGVEVLFCYEAYDELVLMQLGNFLGKPLISVEKEMRRDKSEDAEVDEGGLLKTQSDALLGFIRSKLAGKVANVKLTNKLESHPCVITVEEMSAARHFVKTQNITDENAYALLQPQFEINAKHPIIKKLHKLTETEPELAEQLTQQLFNNSMVSAGLVSDPRCLLTGMNDLLTKILEKY
- the LOC134838439 gene encoding protein TIPIN homolog; the protein is MSFLDEAIYERDQSLEREVVDGDSDNEKNPYDVVGDDSDDENKKPGEVVEKVEPKKTKRRVSTQPRLNPEKLTGPRGIHKIEDEFKDVKFKGKGYEKQDLDMIMKRLAHWSHRLFPKYNFDDCLMAIETQGKKKPVQHFMNKYRNNALDDDIIRNVIDSDDENSQEEMNRTVAPMEPDEFDQMLSEQISRTTHNFNQTMDSDLGVRELDMTVASTDISSHSRMQPQASSTLTESRIQQKTASTLTEEQKKRMEENRLRALEIRRKRMLEQEAKKSHETSISSETSHATQNFANQDIDMNDLMPLQDSEPLEE